Within the Dehalococcoidia bacterium genome, the region CCCAGGTCTTCGCCGTCGCTGACGAGCACGACGGACTTGCTCCGGGTTCGATCGTCGGTGAAGCCGTCGCTTGCCTGCCGCAAGGCGGCGCCGATACTGGTGCCCGCCTGCAAGCCGCCGTCTTTGAAGGTGACGCTTTGCACGACGGCGTCCGCGGCCTCGGTGTCCTGGGTCAGCGGCGAGCGCAGGGCGGCGTCGCCGGCGAAGGTAACGACCCCGACCCGATCGCCCTGCAGATGGTCGATCAGGGCGGAGATCGCGCCTTTGGCGCGATCGAGGCGGGAGGGCTGCACGTCGGTCGCGCTCATGCTCAACGAAACATCGAGCGCGATCAGCACGTCGGTGCCCTGCCGCTCAAACAGCGTCCGCTGCGTGCCGACCTGCGGCCGTGCCAGCGCCAATGCGAGCAGCGCGACGGCCGCGACCAGCAGCGCGGCCTTGAGCTGCCGGCGGCGCGGACTCACTGAGGCGGCGCGCAGCACGGCCGGGCCGCTGCCGCGGTACTGCTGCTCGGCGCGCCGCTGCCGCCGCGCGACCCAGAGGTACAGCGCCGCGGCCGCCGCCCCGAGCAGAACCAGCGGCAGGAGCTGCGGCGCCCCGAATCCGAGATACAGCATGGCTCTCCGCGTCCTTATGGAACCCGACGAAACAGCGTGGCGCCCAGTCCTGCCTCCAGCACTAGCAGACCCAGCGCCGGCAGGAGGAAGACGCCGAAGAGTTCGTCGTAGCTGGTGTAATGGTTCCGCTCGAGTTGTGAGGTCTCCAGCCTGCTGATCGTTTGAAAGATGTGCTGGAGTTGACTCTCGGTCTGCGCGCGCCCGTAGAAGCCGCCCGTCGACTTGGCCCACTGCTGCATCGCTCGCTCATCGACCTGCGTGGTGGCCGGCGTCTCGTTCTGCGCCAGCATGCCGATCGTGTACAGCTTCATGTTGAGCGACCTGGCAAAGTCGACCGCCTGTTCGGGCTCCAGCCGATGCTGGTTGTTCTCGCCGTCGGTGGCCAGGATGATCACCTTGCTCTTCGACGTCGAGCCGCGCAGCAGATTGATCGCGTCGGCCACGCCCAGGCCGATCGCCGTGCCGTCCGGCAAGAGGCCGTTCTTCACCTGGTCGATCTGCTGCTCCAGCGCGTGGTAGTCATTCGTGAGCGGGCTGACGACACGGCTCTCGCTCTCGAAGACGACGAGGCCCACGCGGTCGTTCTTGCGCTGTGCGACGAACTGCTTGATCGCCTGCTTCGCGCCATCGAGCTTGCTGCCGGAACTCAATCCGGGGTCGAGCATCGAGCCCGACAGATCGAGGGCGATCACGATGTCGATGCCGCGCGTGGGAATCTTGGCGCTGGCGCGGCCGACCTGGGGCCGGGCGAGCGCCAGCACCAGCAGGACGGCGGCGACAATGCGCAGCAACGTGAGCGTCCAGCGGTAGCGGATGCGCCACGAGGGCCGCACCGGGCGCAGGCTGCTGACGCTGGAAATGATCAGGGCGCCGCCGCGCCGCCGGGAGCGACGCGAGATCAACCACGCGGCCGCCACCAGTGCAAGCAGCCCCAGCATCCACGGGCTGTCGAGGCGGTACGCCGAATCGAACACCGCGCCGTTCCTCCCGCGCGCTTACACGGCCTCGGCGGGCTGCCGCGCGGCCGTCAGCCCTTCGGTTGCGTCGATGATCTCATATGCCATCGCGGTGTCTGCCTCGATGCGCGGCGGCGCGGGAACGTAGCGGGCGTAGGCCACGGCGTCGCACTCGCTCAGCAGGCCGGAGATCAGCCGCGCCGGCCAGCGCTCGACTCCGAACGTTTCCATGCGCCCGCTCAACTCACCGCTGGTGAGCGCCACGGCGGGAAAGCCGAAACGCTCGGTCAGGTAACGGCGGATGCAGACGGCGATCAGCCGGTAGTGATCGGCCAGCTCACCCTTCGGCACGAGACCGAGCGCCATGATGCGGTCCAGTTCCCTGCGGGCCAGCGCGGCCTGTGACGGCGCCGGCAACGGTGCGACGCGGCCGTGCCGGCGCCAGAGCCAAACGCCGCCGGCCGCAACCAGCGCCAACGCGGCAGCGATGCCGGCGATGCCGGCCAGCCAGATCAACTGTTGCGACGCCGGAATGGGCAGGGACACCTGCGGCTTCAGGCCCTGGATCTCGGTCGGCGTGGCGCCGGCCGGCAGCACGCTCTGTACCGTGATCGGCTGCGGGCCCTTCGACTGCACCTGGCCGCTGCTGCCGTCGGGCAATGTATACGTGAAGGTGAGCTGCGGCAGGTTCACCACGCCCGTGTGATAGGCGGCGACGCGGTACTGTAGGCGCAGCTCCTGCGCCCCGTTCACCGCGCGATCCTGGGGCGGCTCAGAGCTAAGCGGCTCCAGATCACCGAGCTGGTCGTCGATCGAGGTGGTGCGGATCTGCACATCCGGCGCATGGCGCACCACGACCGTGAGCCCGATCGGATCGCCCACGGTAACCCGGCTGCGATCGAGCGTGACGGTGACCACGGGCGTAAGATCCTGGGCTCGCAGCGAGCGCCCGCTCACGCACGCGGCAAGCAGCGCCAGCATGACCGCCAGTGCGGCCGACGCTTTGCTCATCCCGCGGCCCGCCTTCGCGGCGCGCCAGAGCGGGCACGGAAGAACGCCATCAGCGGCTCGATGTAGGAACTGCCGGTGCCGATCTCGATCGCATCGACACCGTTCTGGCGGAAGAGACGGGCGCGCTCGCGCCGCGCCTGGTCGGCCTGATCGCGGTAGGCCGCCCGTACCTTCGCATCTGAGGTATCCACGACTACGGTCTGCCCGCTTTCCGCGTCCTCAAGCTCGACGATGCCGACGTCGGGCAGCTCCAGCTCGCGTGGATCGGTCAGCGCGATCGCCACCAGGTCGTGGCGACGGGCAAGCACCCGCAAGGCTGTCTGATAGTCACCGACATCGACAAAGTCGGAGATCACGAAGACGACGGCCCGCCGGCTTAGCATCGTGCTGGCGTAATCGAGCACCGTGGCGAGGCGTGTGCCGCGGCCCGCCGGCTCCAGCGTCAGCAGCTCGCGCACCAGCCGCAGGACGTGGCGCTGGCCCTTGGCCGGCGCCACGTATTTTTCCACCCGATCGCTGAACGCGACCAGACCGACGCGGTCCTGGTTGTTGATCGCCGAGAGCGCCAGCAGGGCGGCGATCTCGGCCGCGACCTCGCGCTTGGTCTGCGGCACGGTGCCGAAGGCGCCGGAGGCGCTGACGTCGACCAGCAGCAACACCGTCAGCTCGCGCTCTTCGACGAACTTCTTGACGAAGGGTGCGTTGAGCCGCGCCGTCACGTTCCAGTCGATGCTGCGCACCTCATCGCCGGGCACGTACTCGCGCACTTCGGAGAACTCGATGCCGCGGCCGCGGAAGACGGCATGGTACTCGCCCAAAAACAGGCTGTTGACCAGCCGGCGCGAGCGGATCTCGATCCGCCGCACTTTTTTCAGCAGCTCGGGCCGCAGGGCGCCGCTCGCGCCGGTTGTTGGTTCGTCCGCCACCACTCCACCCCGGAACGGACAGCCG harbors:
- a CDS encoding VWA domain-containing protein, with amino-acid sequence MLYLGFGAPQLLPLVLLGAAAAALYLWVARRQRRAEQQYRGSGPAVLRAASVSPRRRQLKAALLVAAVALLALALARPQVGTQRTLFERQGTDVLIALDVSLSMSATDVQPSRLDRAKGAISALIDHLQGDRVGVVTFAGDAALRSPLTQDTEAADAVVQSVTFKDGGLQAGTSIGAALRQASDGFTDDRTRSKSVVLVSDGEDLGDDAAQAAQFVQSEGIALDTIGVGLPQPAQVLAPNPRTGQLEPRKDPDTGGDLMTTADPEALRQLAAQNRGHFYNGNTDDFAVQIADEIGRLEKTKFASGEGDVPIERFQLVAALGLGLLLLELLIPAARGRRRALALPLPWPRRRAAPAPRAPLDGAVGGD
- a CDS encoding VWA domain-containing protein, which codes for MFDSAYRLDSPWMLGLLALVAAAWLISRRSRRRGGALIISSVSSLRPVRPSWRIRYRWTLTLLRIVAAVLLVLALARPQVGRASAKIPTRGIDIVIALDLSGSMLDPGLSSGSKLDGAKQAIKQFVAQRKNDRVGLVVFESESRVVSPLTNDYHALEQQIDQVKNGLLPDGTAIGLGVADAINLLRGSTSKSKVIILATDGENNQHRLEPEQAVDFARSLNMKLYTIGMLAQNETPATTQVDERAMQQWAKSTGGFYGRAQTESQLQHIFQTISRLETSQLERNHYTSYDELFGVFLLPALGLLVLEAGLGATLFRRVP
- a CDS encoding DUF58 domain-containing protein gives rise to the protein MADEPTTGASGALRPELLKKVRRIEIRSRRLVNSLFLGEYHAVFRGRGIEFSEVREYVPGDEVRSIDWNVTARLNAPFVKKFVEERELTVLLLVDVSASGAFGTVPQTKREVAAEIAALLALSAINNQDRVGLVAFSDRVEKYVAPAKGQRHVLRLVRELLTLEPAGRGTRLATVLDYASTMLSRRAVVFVISDFVDVGDYQTALRVLARRHDLVAIALTDPRELELPDVGIVELEDAESGQTVVVDTSDAKVRAAYRDQADQARRERARLFRQNGVDAIEIGTGSSYIEPLMAFFRARSGAPRRRAAG